Proteins encoded in a region of the Mercenaria mercenaria strain notata chromosome 1, MADL_Memer_1, whole genome shotgun sequence genome:
- the LOC123545725 gene encoding alpha-(1,3)-fucosyltransferase C-like: MLSGILVCMSLLLIHSSVTNIGPLMKWTGSLTNQSLIDIKVANEIYTSNRTFRILWYNPPPFIKAHRKYAMSCGFQTCKYRNCEMSYDRTYANRSHAVIFDGRFMPPNLNFTRPDGQIWIFAAHESPLTYGSGGNWWYRNKQYIFNWTMTYDKDNTDIFLPYGEILKREFEMRRDFKSIALNKSKTLLMIASHCQTHSKRQEYVNKLKRYIDVDVLGQCGKRWNCGIRFRHEEKCFQLLNTSYKFYLAFENALCHQYFTEKFYENFNYDIIMLTRGGTKNESKTLYPEGTYIATEHFKSIKDLGTYLKNLSVDEYVELLKQKSQFYFPGYKKVYQRALCDICERMNYQSKYSKTIQNIKEWAYGSQPCLQRKQVTDI; this comes from the exons ATGTTGTCTGGTATATTAGTTTGCATGTCGCTATTGCTCATACACAGCTCTGTGACAAACATTGGACCGTTAATGAAATGGACGGGCAGCTTAACAAATCAA AGCTTAATAGACATTAAAGTTGCAAATGAAATATATACCAGCAACAGGACGTTTAGAATACTCTGGTATAATCCGCCACCATTTATCAAAGCACATCGCAAGTACGCAATGAGTTGTGGATTTCAAACATGTAAATACAGGAATTGTGAAATGAGTTATGATAGAACATATGCAAACAGAAGCCACGCAGTTATATTTGATGGCCGATTTATGCCACCAAATCTCAATTTTACACGTCCTGACGGGCAAATTTGGATTTTTGCAGCTCACGAGTCCCCACTTACATACGGTTCTGGTGGGAATTGGTGGtatagaaataaacaatatatatttaactgGACAATGACATATGACAAGGACAACACAGACATATTTCTACCATACGGAGAAATACTAAAACGCGAATTCGAGATGAGGAGGGACTTCAAGTCTATAGCCCTTAATAAAAGTAAGACACTTTTGATGATAGCGTCGCACTGCCAAACCCATTCAAAACGGCAAGAGTATGTAAACAAACTGAAGAGATATATAGATGTCGATGTTTTGGGACAATGTGGTAAACGGTGGAATTGTGGAATTCGCTTCAGACATGAAGAAAAGTGCTTTCAACTTTTGAATACATCTTACAAGTTTTATTTAGCATTTGAGAATGCTTTATGTcatcaatatttcactgaaaagttttatgaaaatttcaattatgatataattatgttgacACGTGGCGGTACTAAGAACGAATCGAAGACTCTATATCCTGAAGGAACATACATAGCAACAGAACATTTCAAGTCAATCAAGGATCTTGGAACCTACCTGAAAAATCTTAGCGTCGACGAATATGTTGAACTGCTAAAACAAAAGAGTCAGTTTTATTTTCCTGGTtataaaaaagtttatcaaagaGCATTGTGTGACATATGTGAAAGAATGAATTACCAAAGCAAATATTCAAAAACTATTCAAAACATTAAAGAGTGGGCATACGGATCTCAGCCTTGCCTTCAACGGAAAcaagtaacagatatttga